A stretch of Imperialibacter roseus DNA encodes these proteins:
- the sdaAA gene encoding L-serine ammonia-lyase, iron-sulfur-dependent, subunit alpha, with amino-acid sequence MSILFESFVSWKQDCQDRSIKLYEPVIEYEIQQKNKTEEEIWDGLQKAYEVMKEAVQTGLTENMTSRSGMINNGAKKVYNNPITVLSKEFQVLISRALAAKEVNSCMGRVVAAPTAGASGILPGTLVTLQELHQLDDRKILEGLLVGAGIALIMEQKASISGAVGGCQAETGSAGAMAAGAIVYCLGGSIDQVFNAVAITVQCMLGLVCDPVAGLVEVPCVVRNASAAAIANSSAQIAISDVSSVIPVDECVEAMGEIGQAMESRYKETAEGGLATTPTGRSIAKKVLIHDIEILDDDTDN; translated from the coding sequence ATGAGTATCTTATTTGAAAGCTTCGTCAGCTGGAAGCAGGATTGCCAGGACAGAAGCATAAAGCTCTATGAGCCTGTCATCGAATACGAAATCCAGCAAAAGAATAAAACGGAAGAGGAAATATGGGATGGCCTGCAAAAAGCCTATGAGGTAATGAAGGAGGCCGTTCAAACCGGGCTCACTGAGAATATGACCTCCCGCTCAGGGATGATCAACAACGGAGCAAAAAAAGTATACAATAACCCCATCACTGTCCTGTCGAAGGAATTTCAAGTGCTGATTTCACGGGCCCTGGCCGCCAAAGAGGTCAATTCTTGTATGGGCCGGGTAGTAGCAGCACCTACCGCCGGGGCTTCTGGCATCCTGCCCGGAACGCTTGTCACTCTACAGGAGCTTCACCAGCTCGATGATCGGAAAATTTTAGAAGGCCTGTTAGTCGGGGCAGGCATTGCCTTGATCATGGAGCAGAAGGCCTCCATTTCCGGCGCAGTAGGTGGGTGCCAGGCGGAGACAGGCAGTGCCGGGGCCATGGCCGCCGGGGCGATCGTTTATTGCCTTGGAGGCAGCATTGACCAGGTTTTCAACGCTGTGGCCATCACTGTTCAGTGCATGCTCGGCCTTGTGTGCGACCCCGTGGCCGGGCTGGTAGAAGTGCCCTGCGTAGTGCGCAATGCCAGCGCAGCTGCTATTGCCAACTCCTCGGCCCAAATCGCTATTTCCGACGTAAGCAGCGTTATTCCTGTGGACGAGTGTGTAGAGGCCATGGGTGAAATAGGCCAGGCGATGGAAAGCCGTTATAAGGAAACAGCTGAAGGTGGGCTTGCTACCACACCTACCGGACGATCAATAGCCAAAAAGGTTCTCATCCATGATATTGAAATCCTGGATGATGATACTGACAATTGA
- a CDS encoding TCR/Tet family MFS transporter: MSEKRPAALGFIFITLLIDVTGLGIIIPVLPSLIKELINGDLSQAAQYGGWLLFAYAGMQFLFAPVLGGLSDRFGRRPVLLASLFGFGLDYLLLAFAPNIWWLFVGRLLAGVTGASFTTASAYIADISTPEKRAQNFGIIGAAFGLGFIIGPVIGGLLGQYGSRVPFFAAAALALLNWLYGYFVLPESLPADKRRAFSIRRANPLGSLKALQKYPKVLGLVGAFFFIYLGGHVNQSTWAYFTMLKFGWNEAWVGYSLGFVGLTVAIVQGGLIRIVVPKIGQWNAVFVGMFFYILGFILFAFATQGWMMFAFMVPFALGGFAGPSLQSLISGQVPSNEQGELQGALTSMTSVTSIIGPPLMTNLFAYFTGENPIVYFPGAAFLAAALITVVAVFLAIPSFNKRNS, encoded by the coding sequence ATGTCTGAAAAACGCCCGGCCGCCCTCGGCTTCATTTTCATCACACTTCTTATAGACGTTACCGGGCTGGGTATCATTATACCAGTGCTGCCGAGCCTTATCAAAGAGCTTATTAACGGCGACCTCAGTCAGGCAGCGCAGTATGGCGGCTGGTTGTTGTTTGCTTATGCCGGCATGCAGTTTTTGTTTGCTCCGGTGCTGGGCGGGCTGAGCGACCGGTTTGGCCGCCGCCCGGTGTTGCTGGCCTCCCTGTTTGGCTTTGGGCTCGACTACTTGTTGCTGGCTTTTGCACCCAATATTTGGTGGCTATTTGTTGGTCGCCTGCTGGCGGGAGTAACCGGCGCCAGCTTCACAACGGCATCGGCCTACATCGCCGACATAAGCACGCCGGAAAAAAGAGCACAGAACTTCGGAATCATAGGGGCTGCATTCGGCCTTGGCTTTATTATTGGCCCCGTGATTGGCGGCTTACTAGGTCAGTATGGCTCAAGGGTGCCCTTCTTTGCCGCTGCCGCATTGGCGTTGCTCAACTGGTTGTATGGCTACTTCGTGCTTCCTGAGTCGTTGCCAGCCGATAAAAGGCGGGCTTTCAGTATCCGTCGGGCCAATCCGCTGGGGTCGCTCAAAGCCTTGCAAAAATACCCTAAGGTACTAGGCCTGGTGGGCGCTTTCTTTTTCATTTACCTGGGGGGCCATGTGAACCAAAGCACCTGGGCTTACTTCACTATGCTGAAGTTTGGCTGGAATGAGGCCTGGGTAGGCTATTCGCTCGGCTTTGTCGGCTTAACTGTCGCTATAGTCCAGGGAGGGCTTATCCGCATTGTGGTGCCTAAAATTGGCCAGTGGAATGCTGTTTTTGTTGGCATGTTTTTTTATATACTGGGCTTTATCTTGTTTGCTTTTGCCACACAAGGCTGGATGATGTTTGCTTTCATGGTGCCGTTTGCTTTAGGCGGGTTCGCAGGGCCTTCGCTGCAAAGCCTCATCTCCGGGCAGGTGCCGTCCAACGAGCAAGGGGAGCTGCAGGGGGCGTTGACCAGCATGACCAGTGTGACGTCTATCATTGGGCCGCCCCTGATGACAAATCTCTTTGCCTATTTCACTGGAGAAAATCCCATCGTTTATTTCCCTGGCGCAGCCTTTCTGGCTGCTGCCCTTATCACGGTCGTGGCAGTTTTTTTGGCAATCCCGTCGTTCAACAAAAGAAATTCCTGA
- a CDS encoding 2-isopropylmalate synthase — protein sequence MSKDRVYIFDTTLRDGEQVPGCQLNTEEKVIVAKQLEALGVDVIEAGFPVSSPGDFNSVVEISRNVTEPVVCALTRAKVVDIDCAAQALHLAKRKRIHTGIGSSDIHIQHKLKSTREKVLEQGISAVKYARRFVDDVEFFCEDAGRADLEFLALMVEGVIAAGATVVNIPDTTGYTLPWQFGERIKYLYDNVPNIDKAIISVHCHNDLGMATANSISGLANGARQVEVTINGIGERAGNTSLEEVVMTLKSHPYLNLETNINTKGIYAMSKMVSHMMNMPVQPNKAIVGKNAFSHSSGIHQDGFLKHRENYEIIDPEDVGVPSSLILLTARSGRAALTHRLQVLGYKFDKDEMEVIYMHFLEMADRKKQIEDEDLFELVKIDEVEALLSTKTGKGKDVL from the coding sequence ATGAGCAAAGATCGAGTCTACATTTTCGACACTACCCTTAGAGACGGCGAACAGGTTCCCGGCTGTCAATTGAATACTGAAGAAAAAGTAATTGTTGCCAAGCAACTCGAGGCCCTCGGCGTTGACGTAATTGAGGCTGGTTTTCCAGTGTCAAGCCCTGGAGATTTTAACTCTGTAGTAGAAATCTCCAGGAATGTGACTGAGCCGGTGGTTTGTGCGCTTACCAGGGCCAAAGTGGTTGACATTGATTGTGCAGCTCAAGCCCTCCATTTAGCCAAAAGAAAGAGAATCCATACTGGCATCGGATCTTCCGATATCCACATTCAACATAAGCTTAAGTCGACCCGTGAGAAGGTGCTTGAGCAGGGCATTTCTGCTGTAAAATACGCTCGCCGCTTTGTCGACGACGTAGAATTTTTCTGTGAAGATGCCGGCCGTGCCGACCTTGAGTTCCTTGCATTGATGGTAGAAGGCGTGATCGCTGCGGGTGCCACGGTGGTTAATATCCCTGACACAACCGGATACACATTGCCATGGCAGTTTGGGGAGCGCATCAAGTACCTGTACGACAACGTTCCGAATATCGACAAGGCCATTATTTCGGTGCATTGTCACAACGACCTTGGTATGGCGACTGCCAACTCAATTTCTGGTTTGGCCAACGGTGCTCGCCAGGTGGAAGTCACTATCAACGGTATTGGAGAAAGAGCTGGCAACACTTCTTTGGAAGAGGTGGTGATGACATTGAAGTCGCACCCATACCTGAACCTGGAAACCAACATCAACACCAAAGGCATTTATGCGATGAGCAAAATGGTGTCGCACATGATGAATATGCCGGTGCAGCCCAATAAGGCGATTGTGGGCAAAAATGCTTTTTCGCACTCATCGGGTATTCACCAGGACGGCTTCCTCAAGCACAGAGAGAACTACGAAATCATCGATCCGGAGGATGTTGGTGTTCCTTCGTCATTGATCCTTCTTACTGCCCGCAGTGGCAGGGCTGCGCTTACGCACCGGCTTCAGGTGCTTGGGTACAAGTTCGACAAAGACGAAATGGAAGTGATTTACATGCACTTCCTTGAAATGGCCGACCGCAAAAAGCAAATCGAAGATGAGGATTTGTTTGAATTGGTGAAGATTGATGAGGTGGAAGCTTTGTTGAGCACCAAAACTGGAAAAGGCAAGGACGTGCTATAA
- a CDS encoding O-methyltransferase, whose amino-acid sequence MTDEIKQAIPPAYRGIAVATEKAGFTMASDPLTGSLLRTLAASKPQGSFLELGTGTGLSTSWILSGMDQKSSLISVDNNETFLGIAADFLDHDPRLQLVCADGEEWLLANSSLRFDYIFADTWHGKYLMLEDVLAMLKPGGLYIIDDMLPQPNWPEGHHEKALRLVEELEKNESLLLTKQAWSTGIVVATKKAG is encoded by the coding sequence ATGACCGACGAGATCAAACAAGCGATACCACCTGCGTATCGTGGAATTGCTGTGGCCACTGAGAAAGCTGGCTTCACAATGGCCTCTGACCCTTTGACAGGTTCCCTGCTGCGAACTCTTGCCGCCTCAAAACCGCAGGGCAGCTTTTTGGAGCTGGGTACTGGCACAGGGCTTTCCACCTCGTGGATATTGAGCGGCATGGATCAAAAGTCGTCCCTGATTTCGGTCGACAATAACGAGACATTTCTGGGTATCGCTGCCGATTTTTTGGATCATGATCCCCGGCTACAGCTTGTGTGCGCCGATGGCGAGGAGTGGTTGTTAGCCAACAGTAGCCTGCGATTCGACTACATCTTTGCTGATACGTGGCATGGGAAGTATTTAATGCTGGAGGACGTGTTGGCGATGCTCAAACCAGGAGGGCTCTATATCATCGACGACATGCTGCCTCAGCCTAACTGGCCTGAAGGTCATCATGAGAAAGCGCTTCGACTGGTGGAAGAGCTGGAAAAAAATGAAAGCTTGCTACTGACAAAGCAGGCTTGGTCAACAGGGATAGTTGTAGCAACGAAAAAGGCGGGATAG
- a CDS encoding sterol desaturase family protein produces MDQRFYILLFIIFLRYALIAGLAFFIFYRILKSKWAKRKIQQVFPKKNDYLREIGYSLLTVFIFWIVALSTFTPFIKPYTKQYTEIADYGWGYFAFSIVLMLLIHDAYFYLIHRVMHHPKLFNALHKVHHLSTNPSPWAALAFQPAEAVIEACVIYVIVFSIPTHRSAVLIWLALMMLYNVYGHLGYELYPKNFQRTWLGKWFNTSVNHNQHHKYFKGNYGLYFLWWDRLFGTLRKDYDEEFDRVKSLAK; encoded by the coding sequence ATGGATCAAAGGTTCTATATCCTTCTTTTCATTATTTTTCTCCGCTATGCCCTGATCGCTGGACTTGCCTTTTTCATTTTTTACAGGATCCTTAAGAGTAAATGGGCGAAAAGAAAAATTCAGCAGGTCTTTCCAAAAAAAAATGACTACCTGCGTGAGATAGGCTATAGTCTGCTAACAGTCTTTATTTTCTGGATCGTGGCACTCAGCACATTCACTCCATTTATCAAGCCCTACACCAAACAATACACCGAAATTGCGGACTATGGCTGGGGGTATTTTGCCTTCAGCATCGTGCTGATGCTCCTCATTCACGATGCCTATTTTTACCTGATTCATCGGGTAATGCACCACCCTAAGCTATTCAATGCTTTGCACAAGGTTCATCACCTTTCGACCAATCCCTCGCCATGGGCTGCGCTAGCGTTCCAGCCAGCAGAAGCAGTTATAGAAGCATGCGTTATATATGTCATTGTTTTCTCCATTCCAACACACAGGTCAGCCGTCTTGATTTGGCTGGCACTGATGATGCTCTATAACGTTTACGGGCATCTTGGCTATGAACTCTACCCAAAAAACTTCCAACGAACGTGGCTGGGCAAGTGGTTCAACACGTCAGTGAACCACAATCAACACCACAAATACTTTAAAGGTAACTATGGCCTGTATTTCCTGTGGTGGGACAGGCTTTTCGGCACCCTTCGCAAAGACTATGATGAAGAATTTGATCGGGTAAAATCTTTGGCCAAATAG